The genome window TAACATCTCATCTAACGCGTTATTAACTTCTTCGATAATCCTTGCGATATCGACAGTTTCCCGATCGATTTGACGTGAATTAATTTTCTGCCATGTCGTGATATCGAAAAGTTCAAGATTAACTAGAAAATGGCCGCCTGTCCGATGGTAACTCCCTGTCAGAACGTAGTATTTCTTTCCTTTCTTCTGAGTCTTTTCTCTGATTTGTTTCACAACCGCATCCATTTTCTCTGTCCGATGTACGTCCACTTCATTCCCGAGAGAAAAATGATTGGAAATAAAATCAATGAATCCATCTTTCAACCAAACGATTTCCGGATCGGATTCAACATTATCGAAAGATAAAACATAAAGATCAATCGGCTCATCTGCCGGTTCTAACGGCATCGCTGATGAAATACTAACCAACATAGCAATACCGAGACAAAGCATCAGGCGTTTTCTCATATCATTCCTCGGAAATTGAGATGGATTTGATGGCTTTTTCAATTCTACGAACGACCTTTTCCTTTCCCAAGAAGGCGGCAACTTCGAAAATTCCAGGACTAATTCCGAAACCGGTTAGGGCTAAACGAAGTGGATGTATCAATTCAGCGGCTTTGATTTGCATGATCTCTGCAGTTTTCCTAACGCATGATTCAATAACGGCTTCATCAAATGAAACGGATTTTTCCAATTCCTGCTTTAATACTTTCATCCGGTTCGGAACTTCTGAGGTCTTCCACTGCTTGGCGATAACTCTCTCGTCATAATATTCAGGATCGAGGAAAAAATACTTGCCCCACTCAACAAATTGAGGAAAGGTTTTCACTCGCGATTTCATCATATCTATAACGCGCAGAACGTATTGATTATTTCCATCAATCGGAATGTTTGCCTGTTCGAGAAGCGGTCGAAGATCAGATAAAATCTGTTCGGATTTCATAAGCGTTAAATGCTGACCGGAAATCCAATCCAATTTTTTAATATCGAAAACGGCGGCCTTCCGTGATATTTCATGAATTTGAAATTGCCGGACGATTTCGTCCGGGTTTAAAACTTCGCTACCATCCTTTGGTGACCAGCCGAGAAGAGCGAGATAATTGAACACGGCTTCAGCAGGATAACCTATTTCCTGATAGGCATCAACGCCGGTGGCTCCGTGCCGCTTACTCAACCGTTTTCCGTCGATTCCCAATAGAAGTGGCAGATGGGCGAACTGTGGAATTTCACTGCCGAATG of Candidatus Marinimicrobia bacterium CG08_land_8_20_14_0_20_45_22 contains these proteins:
- a CDS encoding glutamate--tRNA ligase, coding for MTNNEIRVRFAPSPTGALHLGGARTAIYNWLFARSVGGKFLLRIEDTDVERSRKELVGQIMQSLDWLGLKWDEEPVYQSNRMALYKSRVNELLVKGKAYRCFCRADELDAEREKAVQEHRAYKYGGKCRSLSQKEIDENLSVGKPYAVRFKMEDGITGWNDLVYGKIYVQNCELDDLIIQRSTGVPVYQMAVVVDDIDMNITHIIRGEDHIPNTPKQINIFKAFGSEIPQFAHLPLLLGIDGKRLSKRHGATGVDAYQEIGYPAEAVFNYLALLGWSPKDGSEVLNPDEIVRQFQIHEISRKAAVFDIKKLDWISGQHLTLMKSEQILSDLRPLLEQANIPIDGNNQYVLRVIDMMKSRVKTFPQFVEWGKYFFLDPEYYDERVIAKQWKTSEVPNRMKVLKQELEKSVSFDEAVIESCVRKTAEIMQIKAAELIHPLRLALTGFGISPGIFEVAAFLGKEKVVRRIEKAIKSISISEE